In Cercospora beticola chromosome 3, complete sequence, the following proteins share a genomic window:
- a CDS encoding uncharacterized protein (BUSCO:EOG09260WYQ): MADAAPPAADGEPKISKRAAEKEAKKAAAKAAKAASKSAPQPASGNAASSKATPAEAVDPFKTGWLKGVYNEKPVPPNEVQTRFPPEPNGYLHIGHAKAITVNFGFAKSYGGKCNLRFDDTNPAKEEEQFFTSIKDMVQWLGFEPARITHSSDDFDRLYNLAEELIRRGKAYVCFCSAAAIQAGRGGKDHGPRSVCEHWSKGVEQNLEEFRGMRDGKYEAGQALLRMKQYLGTKSEEYEAAEGDSAEVKKEKDKLRKLANNPALWDVAAYRIKKENYHHRTGNKWRIYPTYEFTHCLCDSFEGITHSLCTVEFETLRPAYDWLCEALDFKLPGSDEKGPMQREYGRLNVEGTILSKRRIAMLVNGTTVGGDAPDPVDEAADGVDEIKLEEEGDEEPETTAEVSKVVTAGTGRKIPPVVRDWNDPRLFTLVALRRRGVPPGALKKFVFDLGVTKSNANTMTHVLDATMRTYLERTVPRLMLVLDPIKVTFTNLPDDYVEERVVPFDPKDKEKGDHKVPFTKTIYIDRDDFREVDDQDFFRLSPGQSVGLLNAEFPIKVVSFSKNAEGKVDEIKAEYGKDVPAGKARIHWVGESKAHNSPIKAECRIFNALFKTTKPNELDWKNGGYYDDVNPESEVIYKNALVEVGFREIQQRAPWPKTDGETSGNADKSSVRFQGLRTAFFAEDQDSTPEHVVLNRIVSLKEDTAKKDVGAGVKKEVKKDAKK; this comes from the coding sequence ATGGCCGacgcagcaccaccagccgCGGACGGCGAGCCTAAGATATCCAAGCGCGCCGCGGAGAaagaagcgaagaaagcagcagcaaaagccgcCAAAGCTGCCTCGAAATCTGCCCCTCAGCCAGCATCAGGAAATGCTGCCTCGAGCAAAGCCACGCCAGCAGAAGCTGTAGACCCTTTCAAAACAGGATGGCTCAAGGGTGTCTACAACGAGAAGCCTGTGCCGCCCAACGAAGTCCAGACACGATTCCCACCTGAGCCTAATGGCTACTTGCACATCGGCCACGCCAAAGCCATCACTGTCAATTTTGGTTTCGCAAAGTCATATGGCGGCAAATGTAACCTTCGATTCGATGACACCAACCCTgcgaaagaggaagagcagttCTTCACCAGTATCAAGGACATGGTGCAGTGGCTGGGCTTCGAGCCGGCCAGAATCACACATTCGAGCGATGACTTTGACAGACTCTACAACTTGGCCGAAGAGTTGATTCGACGTGGCAAGGCATATGTATGCTTCTGTTCTGCAGCTGCTATCCAGGCTGGACGAGGTGGAAAGGACCACGGACCACGTTCAGTGTGCGAACACTGGAGCAAGGGCGTTGAGCAGAATTTGGAAGAGTTCCGAGGGATGCGAGACGGGAAATACGAAGCTGGACAGGCGTTGCTGAGGATGAAGCAGTATCTCGGTACGAAGTCTGAGGAATATGAAGCGGCAGAAGGTGATAGTGCAGAGGTCAAAAAGGAAAAGGATAAGCTGAGGAAACTGGCAAACAACCCGGCTCTTTGGGATGTGGCAGCATATCGcatcaagaaggagaactatCACCATCGGACAGGCAACAAATGGCGAATTTACCCGACCTATGAATTCACGCATTGCCTGTGTGATTCCTTCGAGGGCATCACCCACAGTCTGTGCACTGTGGAATTCGAGACACTGCGGCCCGCGTACGACTGGCTATGCGAGGCTCTGGACTTCAAACTACCCGGGTCGGATGAGAAGGGTCCGATGCAACGCGAATATGGTCGACTGAATGTAGAAGGCACGATCCTGTCGAAGCGGAGGATCGCGATGCTTGTCAATGGCACCACTGTCGGCGGCGATGCACCTGATCCGGTCGATGAAGCAGCAGATGGCGTGGACGAGATCAaactggaagaggagggtgACGAAGAGCCGGAGACAACGGCAGAGGTCAGCAAAGTGGTGACGGCTGGCACTGGTCGCAAGATCCCGCCTGTTGTACGTGACTGGAATGACCCTCGCTTATTCACACTCGTGGCTCTCCGTCGGCGTGGCGTGCCGCCAGGCGCTCTGAAGAAAttcgtcttcgatctcggCGTCACGAAAAGCAACGCAAATACCATGACACATGTTCTCGATGCCACAATGCGGACGTACCTGGAGCGAACAGTTCCTCGTCTTATGCTTGTTCTCGACCCAATCAAAGTCACCTTCACGAATTTACCAGATGACTACGTTGAGGAGCGAGTGGTTCCGTTCGATCCAAAGGACAAAGAGAAGGGCGATCACAAAGTTCCCTTCACCAAGACCATATACATCGACCGAGATGATTTCCGTGAAGTGGACGACCAAGACTTTTTCCGCCTGTCGCCTGGTCAGAGCGTCGGCCTGCTCAACGCCGAGTTCCCCATCAAGGTCGTCTCTTTCTCGAAGAACGCAGAAGGCAAGGTGGATGAGATCAAAGCAGAATACGGCAAAGATGTACCAGCAGGCAAAGCGCGTATCCACTGGGTTGGCGAATCCAAAGCACATAACTCACCCATCAAAGCCGAATGCCGCATCTTCAACGCACTATTCAAGACCACGAAACCGAACGAGCTTGACTGGAAGAACGGCGGGTACTACGACGACGTCAACCCTGAATCAGAGGTGATTTACAAGAATGCTCTGGTCGAAGTTGGGTTTAGAGAAATCCAGCAAAGAGCCCCTTGGCCCAAGACGGATGGCGAGACGAGCGGAAATGCAGATAAATCTTCTGTGAGATTTCAAGGCCTGAGGACCGCGTTCTTTGCCGAGGATCAGGATTCGACACCGGAGCATGTTGTGCTCAACCGGATCGTGAGTTTGAAGGAGGACACCGCGAAGAAAGATGTCGGTGCTGGGGTCAAGaaggaggtgaagaaggatgcGAAGAAGTAG
- a CDS encoding uncharacterized protein (MEROPS:MER0017248), which produces MALPRRDVEFQAFDGTTLRGWHYPTSEKRPCIIMSHGLAGIRHFRLPNFAQRFQEAGLNVLLYDNRGWGDSDGLPKNESNPAYQHSDYFDAFNYATTLPSVDSDQIVYWGSSFSGATTILAAASDKRIKAAIVQCSGIAGHYFPKSFKDLLPGVLNNRAKNTPSNQSRIPVVAADRESAKTGTAPALFNSLDAYDNYTEIYSTGGKWENWVTEQTLLHMWELDAEAMMHRISPTPFLMVIPSNDTLVTTDSQLTAYGKAKEPKQMVWIEGAGHFDIYKGEFFERNIKAQIEFLRKNLSWKGESKI; this is translated from the exons ATGGCTCTTCCAAGACGAGATGTCGAATTCCAGGCCTTCGATGGTACTACGCTTCGTGGATGGCATTATCCCACAAGTGAAAAGCGTCCCTGTATCATAATGTCGCATGGA CTCGCTGGAATCCGTCACTTCCGTCTCCCCAACTTCGCCCAGCGTTTCCAAGAAGCAGGTCTAAACGTCCTCCTCTACGACAACCGCGGCTGGGGCGACAGCGACGGCCTCCCCAAGAATGAATCCAATCCCGCGTACCAACACTCCGATTACTTCGACGCCTTCAACTACGCCACAACCCTCCCATCCGTCGACTCCGACCAAATCGTCTACTggggctcctccttctccggcGCAACCACAatcctcgcagcagcaagcgatAAACGTATCAAAGCCGCAATCGTCCAATGCTCAGGAATCGCCGGCCACTATTTCCCCAAATCTTTCAAAGACCTGCTCCCAGGAGTCCTAAACAATCGAGCAAAAAACACCCCCTCCAACCAATCCCGCATCCCCGTCGTAGCAGCAGACCGCGAATCCGCAAAAACAGGCACAGCCCCCGCCCTCTTCAACTCCCTCGACGCCTACGACAACTACACCGAAATTTACTCCACGGGCGGAAAATGGGAAAACTGGGTAACAGAACAAACTCTGCTTCATATGTGGGAACTCGATGCCGAAGCTATGATGCATCGAATTTCCCCAACACCATTTCTTATGGTCATACCAAGTAATGATACACTCGTCACGACGGATTCGCAACTTACGGCATATGGAAAAGCGAAAGAACCGAAACAAATGGTTTGGATTGAAGGAGCGGGGCATTTTGATATTTATAAGGGAGAGTTCTTTGAGAGGAATATTAAGGCGCAGATTGAGTTTTTGAGGAAGAATTTGAGTTGGAAGGGGGAgagtaagatatag